The sequence CTTGAACTTCCATGTTGTATCGACATGGAGCAGCGGGAATGGCGGCGGCGAGGGATAAAAGGCCTTGCGCGCAAGGTGCAGCATCACCGCGCTGTCCTTGCCCACGCTATAGAGCATCACGGGCTTTGCCGCGTCGGCCATCACTTCGCGCATGATATGGATGCTCTCGGCCTCCAGCCGGTCGAGATGGGTCAGCGTATCGGTCATGCCCTGCCCTTGCCGCCCCTCCGAAAACCGATCAAGCTGTATGGCCTTTTGGCGCTGCAAGCCAGACTTGTGAGGCCGGTCGTCACGGCGCGGCATCGACCTTCGCCTGCCGCCACTCGGCAGCGATCGCGCCAATCGTCTCGCGCGCGTGCGCCAGCCGCGGGCTGATTTCGGGCAAACCGGCCCAGGCGGGATCGGCGACCAGCCCCAGTTCGCGGCGAAAATCATAGCCCGCGACCTTGAGCGGCACGATGCCGTCGATCGCGAGCGACACCGGCGCGGTGGTGATGCCGATGCCCGCGGCGACCATCCGCAGGCAACGCTCGTCGCTTTCGCTGCGCAAGGCAAAGCGCGGGCGCACGCCGTGGCGCGTGAAGAAACGGCTCGTCGCCCCCAGAAACTCGCACGAACGCCGCGCGATCATCGTTTCGGCGGCCAGTTCGTCGGGTGTGACCTCGATACGGCCGACCAGCGGATGATCGGCGGCGATGAACATCGTCAGCGGCTCATCATAGAGCGAGGTGATATTATCGCCGCGCTCGCCGGGACGCAGCCCGACAAGCGCCATATGGATGCGCGCGCTGCCCAGCGCGGCGCGAAGCTCGGCATCGCCGTTCTCAACGATCTCGATCGCAAAGCTGGGGCGCAGCGCCGCGACGATCGCCTGCAACAACTCGCCGGGCACCGATCGGATCACACCCAGTTTCAGCTCGGCCAGGGGCCGTTCGCCGGTACGACCGAAATCGTCGGCGGCGCGAAATCCGCGGTCGAGATCGCGCGCGATCGGCAAAAAGCGCCCGCCCGCTTCGGTGAGGCGAATCTGCCGCCGGTTGCGCAGGAACAGCCGCGTCCCGACCAGCCTTTCCAGCTCGGCGATCCCCGCCGACAGGGCCGGTTGGGTGACGCGGATGCGCAAAGCCGCCTGTGTAAAGCCGCCGGCATCGACGACGGCGAGGAATTGCCGGATATGCGCGCGCTTTATCATAGATTTTGCTTATGCTGAAACGCGACCTCTTTCAATTTCCATATGCCAGGATTTTGATGCACAGTTGCGGGACCATCCGGCCCTCGATCGACAGGTAATCCATGCGCGCCACCCCCGATTTCGACTTCGCCCTCGGTGAAACCGCCGACATGATCCGCGAAACCACCGCCCGCTTCGCCGACGAACGGATCGCGCCGCTCGCCGCCAGGGCCGACGCCGACGACTGGTTTCCGCGCGATGAGCTGTGGACCGCGATGGGCGCGCTCGGCCTCCACGGCATCACCGTCGAGGAAGAGTGGGGCGGGCTTGGCCTCGGTTATCTCGAACATGTGATCGCGGTCGAGGAAGTCAGCCGTGCCAGCGCGGCGATCGGTCTTTCCTATGGCGCGCACTCGAACCTGTGCGTCAACCAGATCCGCCGTTGGGGCAATGCCGAGCAGAAGGCGAAATATCTGCCCAGGCTGATTTCGGGCGAGCATGTCGGCAGCCTCGCGATGTCCGAAGCCGGTGCGGGCAGCGACGTCGTGTCGATGAAGCTCAAGGCCGACAAGGTTCAGGGCGGCTATGTGCTGAACGGCACGAAGTTCTGGATCACCAACGCGAGCCACGCCGACACGCTGGTCGTCTATGCCAAGACCTCGCCCGAGGCGGGATCGCGCGGCATCACCGCCTTCCTGATCGAAAAGGATATGCCGGGGTTCAGCATCGGGCAAAAGATCGACAAGGTCGGGATGCGCGGCAGCCCCACCGCCGAGCTGGTGTTCACCGATTGCGAAGTGTCCGAAGACCAGGTCATGGGCCCCGAAAATGGCGGCGTCGGCGTGCTGATGTCGGGGCTCGATTATGAGCGCGTCGTGCTCGCGGGGCTTCAGCTCGGCATCATGCAGGCGTGCCTCGACACGGTCATTCCTTACGTGCGCGAACGCAAGCAGTTCGGCAAGCCGATCGGCTCGTTCCAGCTGATGCAGGCGAAGGTCGCCGACATGTATGTCATGCTCCAGTCGGCGCGCTCCTACGTCTACAACGTCGCCAAGGCGTGCGACGCCGGACAGACGACGCGCTTCGACGCCGCGGGCGCGATCCTGCTCGCGAGCGAAAGCGCGGTAAAGGTCGCGGGCGAGGCGATTCAGGCGCTTGGCGGCGCGGGATACACGAAGGACTGGCCGGTCGAGCGCTATTGGCGCGACGCCAAGCTGCTCGACATCGGCGCGGGGACCAACGAGATCCGCCGGATGCTGATCGGCCGCGAACTGATCGGGGCGGCGGGGTGAGTGAAATGCCGATTGTTGAAGGTGAAGAACCAAAGAAATCAAAGCGATCGGTCCGCGAGCGAGCCGACGCAATCAAGCCATTTGTGTGCAAAAACCTGATCGCTGTCATCGAAAACCCGGCCGACATCAAGAATATCGGCACGGTCATCCGCAACGTGAACGCACTCGGTGTGGAGAAGGTTTATATCGTCGATCCCCGCAAGGCGCTGCCTGACGACTGGCAGGAAATGCGCGAAAGGCCTTCATTATCCAAGACGTCCGTTTCGGCGATCAAGTGGAGCTTCGTGAAACGGTTCGACAGCACAGACGATTGCTTCGATCATCTGGAGAGAAAGAATTTCCGGTCGATCGTCACCTCGCCGCACATGAAGGGACAGGTAAATATTATCCTGCACGAAGGCGATTACACCGAACATGCCAAGCTGGCTGTGTGGTTCGGCAATGAAAAACGCGGGATCAGCGACCGGGCAGTCGAGCGCAGCGATGCCTGCGTTTCAATCCCGATGTTTGGCATGATTGAGAGCCTCAATTTGGGCACGTCCTCCGGCATCGTGCTTTATGAAGTGACGAAGCAGCGGCGAGAATATCAGAGCAAATATAGCAAGCGCGACAAGCGCGGCGCTCGGGCAGAGCCATTGCCAACGGTTATGCCATTGGAGGAACGCCAAAAGTGAACGCCCCGACCCTCAACACTATCCTCGACCGGGAAAGCTCCGAGGCCAAGGCGCGCTTTATTCGCAACCAAGCGCTTGCTACCGAACTACGCGCACGTGTCGCCGAAGCGGCGCTGGGCGGCAACGAAAAGTCGCGCGAGCGCCTGCTCGACGCGGGCTCGCCCGTCCTCGAGATCGGCCAGCTTGCCGCGTGCGACTTGTATGGCGGCGAAGTGCCGGGTGCGGGGATGATCGCCAACATCGGCGCGGGGACGAACGAGATCCGCCGGATGCTGATCGGCCGCGAACTGATCGGCGCCGGCGCGTGATCTGGCTCTGGCTGTCGGCGGCGTTTATGACGACGACGGCCGCGATCCACGCCATTCTTGGCGAGCGGCGGCTGATGGGACCGCTGATGATGCTCGATCAGGGCATCATGGGGGTCGACCTTGCGCGGCGCGTCTTTCGCCTCGCCTGGCATGCGCTGTCGCTGCTCATGCTCGTCTCGGCAGCGTCGGTCGTCTGGCCGGGCACCCCGCGCGGGCTGATCCTGCTGATCGGCGGCGCATGGCTCGCGACCGGCCTGTTCGACGCCATTTATACGCGCGGACGTCATATCGGCTGGCCCTTCCTCGCCGCGTCGGGCGCCTGCGCGCTGCTGGGGGCCACATGAGCCAGCCCCTGCTCGACGCGCTTCAATATTATGGCGCCGCGGCGGCGACCTTTGCCGCGCTGATCGTCTCGCTCAACCTTGGCGAGCGGTGGACCGGCTGGGCGTTCGTCATTTTCGTGACCAGCAGCCTCGCGCTGATCGCCTGGGGCTTCCTGCAGTCCGACAGCGAAGGCATCGGGTGGCAGAATATCGCGCTGCTCGGTATCAATTGCGTGGGCGTCTATCGCCACCTTATCCGCAAGAAGCCGGGCGACGTCGCGGCCGCGCAGGAATGACGACATGACATTTTTGATGGGAGATTCGGCAAGGTGAGCGCCCCGGTCCTGGGAACGATGGTCGATCGCGACGGCGAGGCGTTCCGCGCCAACGCCGCGCACAACCGCGCGCTGCGCGACGAGCTGTACGCGCGCGTCGCGCAGGCGGCGCTGGGCGGCAACGAAAAGTCGCGCGAGCGCCATGTGAGCCGCGGCAAGCTGCTCCCCCGCGAGCGCGTCGAGCGCCTGCTCGACCCCGGCTCGCCCTTCCTCGAGATCGGCCAGCTCGCCGCGTGCGACCTCTATGGCGGCGAGGTGCCGGGCGCCGGGATGATCGCCGGCATCGGCCGCGTGTCGGGGCGACAGGCGATGATCGTCTGCAACGACGCGACGGTGAAGGGCGGCACCTATTATCCGATGACGGTGAAAAAGCATCTGCGCGCGCAGGAAATCGCGCAGGAAAACCGCCTGCCGTGCATCTATCTGGTCGACTCCGGCGGCGCGAACCTGCCGCATCAGGATCAGGTCTTTCCCGACCGCGACCATTTCGGGCGCATCTTCTTTAACCAGGCGAATATGAGCGCGCGCCGCATCCCGCAGATCGCGTGCGTGATGGGAAGCTGCACCGCGGGCGGCGCCTATGTGCCCGCGATGAGCGACGAAACGGTGATCGTCCGCGGTCAGGGCACGATCTTCCTCGCCGGCCCGCCGCTGGTGAAGGCGGCGACGGGCGAAGAAATCAGCGCCGAGGATCTGGGCGGCGGCGATCTCCACGCCAGGAAGTCGGGCGTTGTCGACCATCTCGCCGAGAATGACGAACATGCGCTGACGATCGTGCGCGACATCATGTCGCACCTTGGAACTGAGGAAGGATTCAAGGTCGAGATGAAGGAGCCGCGCCCGCCCAGATATGACGCCGAAGACCTCTACGGCATCATCCCGCAGGACGTCCGCGCTCCCTATGACGTCCACGAAGTCATCGCGCGCATCGTCGACGGCAGCGAGTTTCACGAGTTCAAGGCGCAATATGGCAGCACGCTCGTCTGCGGCTTCGCGCATATCTGGGGCATCCCCGTCGCGATCCTCGCCAACAATGGCGTGCTGTTCAGCGAAAGCGCGGTCAAGGGCGCGCATTTCATCGAACTGGCGCAGCAGCGCCGCATCCCCCTGCTCTTCCTCCAGAATATCAGCGGCTTCATGGTTGGTGGCAAGTACGAGGCAGAGGGCATTGCAAAGCATGGCGCAAAGCTGGTGACCGCGGTTGCGACGGCAACGGTTCCGAAGATCACCGTGCTGATCGGCGGCAGCTTCGGCGCGGGCAATTACGGCATGTGCGGGCGCGCCTATTCGCCGCGCTTTTTGTTTACGTGGCCCAATGCGCGGATCAGCGTGATGGGCGGCGAACAGGCGGCGTCGGTGCTCGCGACCGTCCACCGCGACGCCGACAAATGGACGCCCGAGGAAGCCGAAGCCTTCAAGGCGCCGATCCGCCAGAAATATGAGGACGAAGGCAATCCCTACCACGCGACCGCGCGCCTGTGGGACGATGGCATCATCGACCCCGCGCAGACGCGCGACGTGCTGGGCCTCGCCTTCGCCGCAACGCTGAACGCCCCGGTCGAAGACCGCGGCTTCGGCGTGTTCAGGATGTGATTATGATGATCCAATCGCTCCTCATCGCCAATCGCGGCGAAATCGCCTGTCGCATCATCCGCACCGCGCGCGCGATGGGCATACGGACCGTTGCGGTCTATTCGGATGCCGACGCGAAAGCGCTGCATGTGCGCGAGGCCGATGAGGCGGTGCATATCGGGCCGTCGTCGGCGCGTGAAAGCTACCTCGTTGGCGAGAAGATCATCGCCGCTGCGAAGGCAACCGGCGCCGAGGCGATCCATCCGGGCTATGGCTTCCTCTCCGAAAATGCCGAGTTCGCGCAGGCCGTGATCGACGCGGGCCTCGTGTGGGTCGGGCCGAAGCCTTCGTCGATCACCGCGATGGGGCTGAAGGACGCCGCCAAGAAGCTGATGGCCGAGGCCGGGGTGCCGGTGACGCCCGGCTATATGGGCGAAAATCAGGACCCCGCCTTTCTCGCCGAACAGGCGGCCGAGATCGGCTACCCCGTGCTCATCAAGGCCGTCGCAGGCGGCGGCGGCAAAGGGATGCGCAAGGTGGATAGCCCGGCTGACTTCGCCGACGCGCTCGCCTCGTGCCAACGCGAGGCGGCCGCGTCGTTCGGAAACGACCATGTGCTGATCGAGAAATATATCCTGACCCCCCGCCATATCGAGGTGCAGGTGTTCGGCGACATGCACGGCAACGTCGTCCACCTGTTCGAGCGCGACTGCTCGCTCCAGCGCCGCCACCAGAAGGTGATCGAGGAGGCCCCCGCCCCCGGCATGGACGAAGCGACGCGCGCCGAGTTGTGCGCCGCTGCGGTGCGCGCGGCGAAGGCAGTCGATTATGTCGGTGCAGGGACGATCGAGTTCATCGCCGACGCGAGCGAGGGCCTGCGCGCCGACCGCATCTGGTTCATGGAAATGAACACGCGCCTGCAAGTCGAGCATCCGGTGACCGAGGAAATCACCGGGGTCGATCTGGTCGAATGGCAGTTGCGGGTGGCGAGCGGCGAGCCGTTGCCGCTGACGCAGGACCAGCTGGCGATCAACGGCTGGGCGATGGAAGCGCGGCTTTATGCCGAGGATCCGGCGAAGGGTTTTCTGCCGAGCATTGGCACGCTCGAACTCTTCCAGCTTCCCGAACATATCGGCCGCATCGACACCGGCGTTTACGAAGGCGCTGAGGTATCGCCCTTCTACGACCCGATGATCGCCAAGGTGATCGCCTGGGGCGAGAACCGCGACGAAGCGCGCGAGTTGCTCTCCGAGATGCTGGAGGATAGCGCGATCTGGCCGGTGAAGACCAATTCGGCCTTTCTGATCAATGCGCTCGACCATCCCGATTTCGTCGCGGGCACCGTCGATACCGGATTGATCGGCCGCGACGGCGACAGCATGACCGCCGAACCGGTGCCGACCGAACAGGCGCTCACCAACGCCGCAATGGCGATGGTCCCCCGTTCATTGCAGTCGGGATTCCGCCTCAACGCGCCCGCCGTCCGCGGCGCACCCTTTCTGCTGGACGGCAAGCGCGTCGATGTGCGGCTGCATGGGCCGGGCACCGGGGAACCGGCGCCTGCGATGCTCGTCGCCGAAAGCGGCGCGGTGTGGCAACTCACGCCCTGGCGTGCGCAAGGCAGCGCGGGCGGCGCGGCGGGTGACGGCGCGATCCTGTCGCCGATGCCGGGCAAGATTATCGCGGTCGATGTGTCCGTGGGCGATATGGTGTCGAAAGGGCAGAAGCTGCTGACGCTGGAAGCGATGAAGATGGAACACAGCCTGACCGCGCCTTTCGATGGCGTCGTCGCCGAACTCAATGCCTCAGCGGGCGCGCAGGTGCAGGTCGAGGCGTTGCTGGCGCGGATCGAGGCGGCGGAATAAGGTTCCTTCTCCCTTCGGGAGAAGGATATGGAGCCTTGCTGCTTCAGCAGCTAGGCGGAGTTGGATGAGGGGTTGCGAGCTATCGTGGGGGCAGAACCCCTCACCCAGCTGCGACTAGCCGGCAAGCCGGCAAGTCTTCGCATCCCTCTCCCGATGGGAGAGGAAGTAAGATGCCCGGCAAATATTTCGACGAATGGACCATCGGCGACACGCTGACGCACGAGATCCGCCGCACCGTGACCGAGACCGACAATCTGCTCTTCACCACGATGACGCACAATCCGCAGCCCTTGCACCTCGACATCGAGGCGGCGAAGGCTTCGGAGTTCGGACAAATCCTCGTCAACGGCACTTTCACTTTCAGCCTGATGGTCGGACTGTCGGTCGGCGACACGACGCTGGGCACGCTCGTCGCGAACCTCGGTTATGATAAGCTCGTCATGCCCAAACCCGTGTTCATCGGCGACACGCTGCGCGCAACAAGCGAAGTCATCGCCCTCAAGGAGTCGAAATCGCGCCCCAATGCGGGTATCGTCACTTTTCTGCACCGCTGCATCAACCAGCGCGACGAAATCGTTTGCCAGTGCGAACGATCGGCGCTGCTCAAAAAGAAGGATGCCTGATGCGCCTCCGCTCGCTTCTCTTCGTCCCCGGCGACCGCCCCGAACGCTTTGTCAAGGCGGCGGCGTCGGGCGCCGATGCGATCATTCTCGACCTCGAGGATTCGGTGTCGCCCGCGAACAAGGAGGCGGCGCGCGCCGCGATCGCCGATTATCTTGCGGGGACACGCGAAGTCGTGACGCTGGTGCGCGTCAATCCGCTCGACGGCCATATGACCGCCGCTGATGTCGCGGCGGTGATCGGCGCACGCCCCGACGCGATCATGCTCCCCAAGGCCGAAGGAGCGCCGAGCATCCAGCAACTCGACACCATCCTGCGCAGCGAGGCGGCGGATGACGCGTCGCTGCCCGCGATCCTGCCCATTGCCACCGAGACGCCCGCGGCGATCTTCACACTCGGCAGCTACCGCGAAGTGAAGGACCGGCTGCTCGGCCTGACCTGGGGCGCCGAGGATCTGCCCGCCGCGATCGGTGCGACGACGAGCCGCGAGGAGGACGGCGGCTACACCGAACCCTATCGTGTCGCGCGTGCGCTCACCCTGTTCGCCGCGCACGCCGCGGGCTCGGCGGCGATCGACACGGTGTTTCCCGCGATCAAGGACGCAGCGGGCCTCGCCGCCTATGCCGCCCGCGCGCGGCGCGACGGCTTTACCGGCATGATGGCGATCCACCCGTCGCAGGTCGAACCGATCAACGCCGCCTTCACTCCCAGTGCCGAGGAAGCGGCGCGCGCGCAGGCGATCGTCGATGCCTTTGCCGCCAATCCCGGCGCCGGGGTGCTGCAGGTCGACGGCAAGATGGTCGACGCGCCGCATCTGAAACAGGCGCGGCACATCCTCTCACTGGCGGATTGACCCCCGCCATCCCGGCGAAGGCCGAGACGACGGATGGGAGCGGTTAGCGCCCGCGCCGCCGAAACGGCCGGTGCCGTTTCATCCAGCTTTTGCCGCGCCGCCAGCTTTTCCTGAGGCCACGCTCGGCGAAGCTTTCGAACATCGCATCGGGGCTCGCCGGGTCGAGCAGTTCATTGTCGGCGATGAAATCGTCCAACGGCCCCGGCGCCACCAGGTCGAGCAGTTTGAGCGAACGCCCCGGTCCGCGCAGTGCTTCGATCGCCGCGATCAGTGAGCCGGAGGCGTCAAAGGCGCGCGCGACCTCCGCCGGATCGACGTCCAGATGCTCGCCGATCAGCGATTCGCGCAGCCTGCGGATCACCGGCCCGGCGCCGCGATTTGCAGGCAGCGCCGCGTCGATCGTGACGTCGCATTCGCTGTCGAGGCCCATCGAGCGGTTGTTCATGTTCGACGATCCGACGCGCAACAGCCGGTCGTCGACGATGGCGGTCTTGGCGTGGACATAGATGGGATCGCCGCCCGCCGTATGCGGCACATAGATCCGCAGCCGTTCGCCATGTTTCGTCCTGGCGATCGCACGCACCAGCTTCACCCGCGCCGCGTCCATCGCCATCTGCTCGAGCCAGCCATCGGCGGTTTCGGGCATCACCATGACGAATTCGGGCGCGTCATCCTCGTCGAGCCGCGCGGCGATCGCGGCGGCGATCTTGCCGCTCGTGAAATACTGATTTTCAAAATAGATGAAGTGCTTCGCCGCCGCGATCATGTCGAGATAGAGCTGCTCGATCTCGCGCACGCCGGGATAGCCGTCATATTCGGCGCGCGAACGCGAAATAGCGACATC is a genomic window of Sphingopyxis sp. FD7 containing:
- a CDS encoding acetyl/propionyl/methylcrotonyl-CoA carboxylase subunit alpha, producing the protein MIQSLLIANRGEIACRIIRTARAMGIRTVAVYSDADAKALHVREADEAVHIGPSSARESYLVGEKIIAAAKATGAEAIHPGYGFLSENAEFAQAVIDAGLVWVGPKPSSITAMGLKDAAKKLMAEAGVPVTPGYMGENQDPAFLAEQAAEIGYPVLIKAVAGGGGKGMRKVDSPADFADALASCQREAAASFGNDHVLIEKYILTPRHIEVQVFGDMHGNVVHLFERDCSLQRRHQKVIEEAPAPGMDEATRAELCAAAVRAAKAVDYVGAGTIEFIADASEGLRADRIWFMEMNTRLQVEHPVTEEITGVDLVEWQLRVASGEPLPLTQDQLAINGWAMEARLYAEDPAKGFLPSIGTLELFQLPEHIGRIDTGVYEGAEVSPFYDPMIAKVIAWGENRDEARELLSEMLEDSAIWPVKTNSAFLINALDHPDFVAGTVDTGLIGRDGDSMTAEPVPTEQALTNAAMAMVPRSLQSGFRLNAPAVRGAPFLLDGKRVDVRLHGPGTGEPAPAMLVAESGAVWQLTPWRAQGSAGGAAGDGAILSPMPGKIIAVDVSVGDMVSKGQKLLTLEAMKMEHSLTAPFDGVVAELNASAGAQVQVEALLARIEAAE
- a CDS encoding MaoC family dehydratase gives rise to the protein MPGKYFDEWTIGDTLTHEIRRTVTETDNLLFTTMTHNPQPLHLDIEAAKASEFGQILVNGTFTFSLMVGLSVGDTTLGTLVANLGYDKLVMPKPVFIGDTLRATSEVIALKESKSRPNAGIVTFLHRCINQRDEIVCQCERSALLKKKDA
- a CDS encoding isovaleryl-CoA dehydrogenase, whose amino-acid sequence is MRATPDFDFALGETADMIRETTARFADERIAPLAARADADDWFPRDELWTAMGALGLHGITVEEEWGGLGLGYLEHVIAVEEVSRASAAIGLSYGAHSNLCVNQIRRWGNAEQKAKYLPRLISGEHVGSLAMSEAGAGSDVVSMKLKADKVQGGYVLNGTKFWITNASHADTLVVYAKTSPEAGSRGITAFLIEKDMPGFSIGQKIDKVGMRGSPTAELVFTDCEVSEDQVMGPENGGVGVLMSGLDYERVVLAGLQLGIMQACLDTVIPYVRERKQFGKPIGSFQLMQAKVADMYVMLQSARSYVYNVAKACDAGQTTRFDAAGAILLASESAVKVAGEAIQALGGAGYTKDWPVERYWRDAKLLDIGAGTNEIRRMLIGRELIGAAG
- a CDS encoding phospholipase D-like domain-containing protein: MGSDLEPIVVEGRNCWRIERADKARMIVDAADYFKLLKELMEGAKERILLIGWDFDPRIALEPDADGKGESLGHYLLALAHAKPDRDIDILRWNFGGLKHFLVPRIVTMILRWKATRSISFRLDSAHPAGCSHHQKVAVFDDHLAVCGGIDVAASRWDTREHKDGDTRRSNPDGKIYMPWHDSTMILAGDVGRALAELGNERWQRATKKALRDVKGDGEAWPAALEPDFTDVDVAISRSRAEYDGYPGVREIEQLYLDMIAAAKHFIYFENQYFTSGKIAAAIAARLDEDDAPEFVMVMPETADGWLEQMAMDAARVKLVRAIARTKHGERLRIYVPHTAGGDPIYVHAKTAIVDDRLLRVGSSNMNNRSMGLDSECDVTIDAALPANRGAGPVIRRLRESLIGEHLDVDPAEVARAFDASGSLIAAIEALRGPGRSLKLLDLVAPGPLDDFIADNELLDPASPDAMFESFAERGLRKSWRRGKSWMKRHRPFRRRGR
- a CDS encoding LysR family transcriptional regulator, which gives rise to MIKRAHIRQFLAVVDAGGFTQAALRIRVTQPALSAGIAELERLVGTRLFLRNRRQIRLTEAGGRFLPIARDLDRGFRAADDFGRTGERPLAELKLGVIRSVPGELLQAIVAALRPSFAIEIVENGDAELRAALGSARIHMALVGLRPGERGDNITSLYDEPLTMFIAADHPLVGRIEVTPDELAAETMIARRSCEFLGATSRFFTRHGVRPRFALRSESDERCLRMVAAGIGITTAPVSLAIDGIVPLKVAGYDFRRELGLVADPAWAGLPEISPRLAHARETIGAIAAEWRQAKVDAAP
- a CDS encoding TrmH family RNA methyltransferase, which produces MPIVEGEEPKKSKRSVRERADAIKPFVCKNLIAVIENPADIKNIGTVIRNVNALGVEKVYIVDPRKALPDDWQEMRERPSLSKTSVSAIKWSFVKRFDSTDDCFDHLERKNFRSIVTSPHMKGQVNIILHEGDYTEHAKLAVWFGNEKRGISDRAVERSDACVSIPMFGMIESLNLGTSSGIVLYEVTKQRREYQSKYSKRDKRGARAEPLPTVMPLEERQK
- a CDS encoding carboxyl transferase domain-containing protein, whose amino-acid sequence is MSAPVLGTMVDRDGEAFRANAAHNRALRDELYARVAQAALGGNEKSRERHVSRGKLLPRERVERLLDPGSPFLEIGQLAACDLYGGEVPGAGMIAGIGRVSGRQAMIVCNDATVKGGTYYPMTVKKHLRAQEIAQENRLPCIYLVDSGGANLPHQDQVFPDRDHFGRIFFNQANMSARRIPQIACVMGSCTAGGAYVPAMSDETVIVRGQGTIFLAGPPLVKAATGEEISAEDLGGGDLHARKSGVVDHLAENDEHALTIVRDIMSHLGTEEGFKVEMKEPRPPRYDAEDLYGIIPQDVRAPYDVHEVIARIVDGSEFHEFKAQYGSTLVCGFAHIWGIPVAILANNGVLFSESAVKGAHFIELAQQRRIPLLFLQNISGFMVGGKYEAEGIAKHGAKLVTAVATATVPKITVLIGGSFGAGNYGMCGRAYSPRFLFTWPNARISVMGGEQAASVLATVHRDADKWTPEEAEAFKAPIRQKYEDEGNPYHATARLWDDGIIDPAQTRDVLGLAFAATLNAPVEDRGFGVFRM
- a CDS encoding HpcH/HpaI aldolase/citrate lyase family protein codes for the protein MRLRSLLFVPGDRPERFVKAAASGADAIILDLEDSVSPANKEAARAAIADYLAGTREVVTLVRVNPLDGHMTAADVAAVIGARPDAIMLPKAEGAPSIQQLDTILRSEAADDASLPAILPIATETPAAIFTLGSYREVKDRLLGLTWGAEDLPAAIGATTSREEDGGYTEPYRVARALTLFAAHAAGSAAIDTVFPAIKDAAGLAAYAARARRDGFTGMMAIHPSQVEPINAAFTPSAEEAARAQAIVDAFAANPGAGVLQVDGKMVDAPHLKQARHILSLAD